Proteins from one Burkholderia oklahomensis C6786 genomic window:
- a CDS encoding penicillin acylase family protein → MARSPKPLTGFACRRIATASEYPRPRPLISDVEVRGLFGLTKARDWPGFRRALADIQSLSLNFMFASRSVDTGVKTVGRVPRRRTGLKHTLAPNDWDSFLEFDALPELLNPPSGVIVNCNNPIADARDDVPPALLWNPSFRAWRVDTLLKAKSTWTVGDMEAVLGDTTHFHARQRLPMLLPLLDAHAGEHVALLRQWDCRDERASPAALV, encoded by the coding sequence ATGGCTCGAAGTCCAAAACCGCTGACGGGCTTCGCCTGCCGGCGCATCGCGACCGCAAGCGAATACCCGCGCCCTCGTCCGCTCATATCCGATGTCGAAGTACGCGGCCTGTTCGGGCTGACGAAGGCGCGCGACTGGCCGGGTTTCCGGCGTGCGTTGGCCGACATTCAGAGCCTGTCGCTGAATTTCATGTTCGCGTCGCGCAGCGTCGACACCGGCGTCAAGACGGTCGGACGCGTGCCGCGCCGCCGCACCGGATTGAAGCACACGCTCGCGCCGAACGATTGGGACAGCTTCCTCGAATTCGATGCGCTTCCCGAGTTGCTCAATCCGCCGAGCGGCGTCATCGTCAACTGCAACAATCCGATCGCCGACGCGCGCGACGACGTTCCGCCCGCACTGCTCTGGAACCCGAGCTTCCGAGCATGGCGTGTGGACACGCTGCTGAAGGCGAAGTCGACGTGGACCGTCGGCGACATGGAAGCCGTCCTCGGCGACACGACCCATTTCCACGCCCGGCAGCGACTACCGATGCTGCTGCCGCTCCTCGACGCGCATGCGGGCGAGCACGTTGCGCTGCTTCGTCAGTGGGATTGTCGCGACGAACGTGCGTCGCCCGCCGCGCTCGTCTGA
- a CDS encoding efflux RND transporter periplasmic adaptor subunit — MNRSGSRAALMIGVALIVAACHRKEAAPPAPRPVVAVPVQADGVAAAVSLPGEIQPRYATPLSFRIAGKIVERKVRLGDAVKKGQVVALLDTSDVAKNAASAQAQLDAATHSLTFAQQQVVRDRAQARENLIAPAQLEQTENAYASARAQRDQAAQQLALAKNQLQYATLVADHAGYITAEQADTGQNVSAGQPVYQLAWSGDVDVVTDAPESELPLLTPGHAARVTLPALPGRTFDARVREIAPAADPQSRTYRVKLTLAQPDPAVRLGMTANASFSSNASGNAPAQTRFTLPSTALFHAGNAPALWVVRKQDDTLELRRVDVVRYNERTVTVSNGLQPGERVVLQGVHTVSAGEKVRAVPPLHPEDVAS; from the coding sequence GTGAATCGTTCCGGTTCTCGCGCCGCGCTGATGATCGGCGTTGCGCTCATCGTTGCCGCCTGCCACCGCAAGGAAGCCGCGCCGCCCGCGCCGCGCCCCGTCGTCGCGGTGCCGGTCCAGGCGGACGGCGTCGCCGCCGCCGTGTCGCTGCCCGGCGAGATCCAGCCGCGTTACGCGACGCCGCTGTCGTTCCGGATCGCCGGCAAGATCGTCGAGCGCAAGGTGCGCCTGGGCGACGCCGTGAAGAAGGGTCAGGTCGTCGCGCTGCTCGACACGTCCGACGTCGCGAAGAACGCGGCGAGCGCGCAGGCGCAGCTCGACGCCGCGACGCATTCGCTCACGTTCGCGCAGCAGCAGGTCGTCCGCGACCGTGCGCAGGCGCGCGAGAACCTGATCGCGCCCGCGCAGCTCGAGCAGACCGAGAACGCGTACGCATCGGCGCGCGCGCAGCGCGACCAGGCCGCCCAGCAGCTCGCGCTCGCGAAGAACCAGCTGCAATACGCGACGCTCGTGGCCGATCACGCGGGCTACATCACCGCCGAGCAGGCCGACACCGGGCAGAACGTGTCCGCCGGCCAGCCCGTCTATCAGCTCGCGTGGTCGGGCGACGTCGACGTCGTCACCGACGCGCCGGAAAGCGAGCTGCCGCTCCTCACCCCCGGCCATGCGGCGCGCGTCACGCTGCCGGCGCTGCCCGGCCGCACGTTCGACGCGCGCGTGCGCGAGATCGCGCCCGCCGCCGATCCGCAAAGCCGCACGTACCGCGTGAAGCTCACGCTCGCGCAGCCCGATCCCGCGGTGCGGCTCGGGATGACCGCGAACGCGTCGTTCTCGTCTAACGCATCCGGCAACGCGCCCGCGCAGACGCGCTTCACGCTGCCGTCGACGGCCCTCTTCCACGCGGGCAACGCGCCCGCGCTGTGGGTCGTGCGCAAGCAGGACGACACGCTCGAGCTGCGCCGCGTCGACGTCGTCCGCTACAACGAGCGCACGGTGACCGTGTCGAACGGGCTGCAGCCGGGCGAGCGCGTCGTGCTGCAAGGCGTGCACACGGTCAGCGCGGGCGAGAAGGTGCGCGCGGTGCCGCCGCTTCATCCGGAGGACGTCGCGTCATGA
- a CDS encoding bifunctional protein tyrosine phosphatase family protein/NAD(P)/FAD-dependent oxidoreductase, producing MKINKLAAGLSVSPQIVAADLPAIRDAGFRTIVCNQADGESADQPTFAEIAAAAARVGIAVHYLPVEAGNVDDEQGAEFRALVATLDAPVLAYCRTGIRSATLWALSQAGARPLRDIVAAGEAAGYDLSGVARRIAQRGRPASDTAVASHDVVIVGAGAAGLAVASSLLARDPTLDVAVIDPADAHYYQPGWTMVGAGVFQPQATARRMAAVLPRGVHWIKAGVAAFEPLNNAVLLEACRVVRYRQLVVCPGLKLDWHAIEGLPETLGKNGVTSNYRYDLAPYTWQLVSEFGGRRALFTQPPLPIKCTGAPQKAMYLSADHWQRTRRLDKVDVAFYSASPTLFGVPAYVPALMEYVKRYDIALNFSHNLIAIDGPGRRAAFLHTRGDGSTEIVTRAFDMIHVVPPQKAPDFVRASPLADVAGWVDVDPATLRHRAYPNIYALGDAANTPNAKTAAAARKQAPVVAHNVLAALGRAHGEAAYDGYGSCPLTVERGKIVLAEFRYGGRLAPTFPAWLIDGTRPSRLAWLLKERLLPPLYWQAMLKGREWLAQPEIVG from the coding sequence ATGAAGATCAACAAGCTCGCGGCCGGGCTGTCGGTGTCGCCGCAGATCGTCGCGGCGGATCTGCCCGCGATCCGCGACGCGGGCTTCCGGACGATCGTCTGCAATCAGGCGGACGGCGAAAGCGCGGACCAGCCGACCTTCGCAGAAATCGCCGCGGCAGCGGCGCGCGTCGGCATCGCGGTCCATTACCTGCCCGTCGAAGCCGGCAACGTCGACGACGAGCAAGGCGCGGAGTTCCGCGCGCTCGTCGCGACGCTCGACGCGCCCGTGCTCGCATACTGCCGCACCGGCATCCGCTCGGCGACGCTGTGGGCGCTGTCGCAGGCGGGCGCCCGCCCGCTGCGGGACATCGTCGCGGCGGGCGAAGCGGCCGGCTACGATCTGTCGGGCGTCGCGCGCCGCATCGCGCAACGCGGCCGGCCGGCGTCCGACACGGCGGTCGCGAGCCACGACGTCGTGATCGTCGGCGCCGGCGCGGCGGGCCTCGCGGTCGCGTCGAGCCTGCTCGCACGCGATCCGACGCTCGACGTCGCGGTGATCGATCCGGCCGACGCCCATTACTACCAGCCCGGCTGGACGATGGTCGGCGCGGGCGTGTTCCAGCCGCAGGCCACCGCCCGCCGGATGGCCGCCGTGCTGCCGCGCGGCGTGCACTGGATCAAGGCCGGCGTCGCCGCGTTCGAGCCGTTGAACAACGCCGTGCTGCTCGAAGCGTGCCGCGTCGTGCGCTACAGGCAGCTCGTCGTCTGCCCGGGCCTCAAGCTCGACTGGCACGCGATAGAAGGCCTGCCCGAGACGCTCGGCAAGAACGGCGTCACGTCGAACTATCGCTACGATCTCGCGCCTTACACGTGGCAGCTCGTGAGCGAATTCGGCGGCCGCCGCGCGCTCTTCACGCAGCCGCCGCTGCCGATCAAGTGCACGGGCGCCCCGCAAAAGGCGATGTATCTGTCGGCCGACCATTGGCAGCGCACGAGGCGGCTCGATAAAGTCGATGTCGCGTTCTACTCGGCCTCGCCGACGCTCTTCGGCGTGCCGGCCTACGTGCCCGCGCTGATGGAATACGTGAAGCGCTACGACATCGCGCTGAACTTCAGCCACAACCTGATCGCGATCGACGGCCCGGGCAGGCGTGCAGCGTTCCTGCACACGCGCGGCGACGGCTCGACCGAGATCGTCACGCGCGCGTTCGACATGATCCACGTCGTGCCGCCGCAGAAGGCGCCCGACTTCGTCCGCGCAAGTCCGCTCGCCGACGTCGCCGGCTGGGTCGACGTCGATCCCGCGACGCTGCGCCATCGTGCGTATCCGAACATCTACGCGCTCGGCGACGCCGCGAACACCCCGAATGCGAAGACCGCGGCCGCCGCGCGCAAGCAGGCGCCCGTCGTCGCGCACAACGTGCTCGCCGCGCTCGGCCGCGCGCATGGCGAGGCGGCGTACGACGGCTATGGTTCGTGCCCGCTGACCGTCGAGCGCGGCAAGATCGTGCTGGCCGAGTTCCGGTACGGCGGCAGGCTCGCGCCGACGTTTCCCGCCTGGCTCATCGACGGCACGCGGCCGTCTCGGCTCGCGTGGCTGCTCAAGGAGCGGCTGCTGCCGCCGCTCTACTGGCAGGCGATGCTCAAGGGCCGCGAATGGCTCGCGCAACCGGAGATCGTCGGTTGA
- a CDS encoding efflux transporter outer membrane subunit, with the protein MRVSIQPFTARAARRATAAAAVAALAGPLAGCSLFAPSDAPPAMPSPAHYGATPLPERTAAAQGVAQRFDVGAQPVPDWWKQYRSPALDSLVDEGLRNSPTLAAAEKSLTAAREQLRAQIGSSLLPSIDAGGQATRERALGVPTFGPQTVLYDVFAGQLQASYTLDLFGAARFANRALSRRVDVSAYQLESARRALAANIVTAAVTSAALAEQVSTTERLVALAREQANDTAARYRLGAASHADMLNAQQSAAALEASLPALRQQWQTTRHALAVLLGRTPDQASADLALADLHLPEDVPVVVPSTLLQARPDIRAAEAGLQAAAAEVGVATAQLFPQLSLSASMGHAGFNWPAMLSGAGAIWSVGASLTQPLFHGGALLAQRRAARATYDAAVDQYKQTVLAAFQDVADRLAALDNDASALDASNRSAAAARGAFDDTAARVRLGALPPSAARASEQQYRNARLDEIRATGTRLVDTARLYQAMGTPTDGGKDAKRASGADGAQDAGDAKRMHDAGGTGMSGTAGTVDAVADAARAAGTGVGIPAATNVATDANAPRAIAATGPTNAKSAASSTNARDTAGTQGSANLPN; encoded by the coding sequence ATGCGCGTTTCGATCCAACCGTTCACGGCCCGCGCCGCGCGGCGCGCGACGGCCGCGGCCGCCGTCGCCGCACTGGCCGGCCCGCTCGCCGGCTGCTCGCTGTTCGCGCCGAGCGACGCGCCGCCGGCGATGCCGTCGCCCGCGCATTACGGCGCGACGCCGCTGCCCGAGCGCACCGCCGCGGCGCAGGGCGTCGCGCAGCGCTTCGACGTCGGCGCGCAGCCGGTGCCCGACTGGTGGAAGCAGTACCGGTCGCCCGCGCTCGATTCACTCGTCGACGAAGGCCTGCGCAACAGCCCGACGCTCGCCGCCGCCGAGAAAAGCCTGACCGCCGCGCGCGAGCAGTTGCGCGCGCAGATCGGCAGCTCGCTGCTGCCGTCGATCGACGCGGGCGGCCAGGCGACGCGCGAGCGGGCGCTCGGCGTGCCGACCTTCGGTCCGCAGACCGTGCTCTACGACGTGTTCGCGGGCCAGTTGCAGGCGAGCTACACGCTCGACCTGTTCGGCGCCGCGCGTTTCGCGAACCGCGCGCTGTCCAGGCGCGTCGACGTGAGCGCGTATCAGCTCGAATCCGCGCGGCGTGCGCTCGCCGCGAACATCGTGACGGCTGCCGTCACGTCGGCCGCGCTCGCCGAGCAGGTCTCGACGACCGAGCGGCTCGTCGCGCTTGCACGCGAGCAGGCGAACGACACGGCCGCGCGCTACCGGCTCGGCGCGGCGTCGCACGCGGACATGCTGAACGCGCAGCAAAGCGCGGCGGCGCTCGAAGCGAGCCTGCCCGCGCTGCGCCAGCAATGGCAGACGACGCGCCACGCGCTCGCCGTGCTGCTCGGCCGCACGCCGGATCAGGCGAGCGCCGATCTCGCGCTCGCCGACCTGCATCTGCCCGAGGACGTGCCCGTCGTCGTGCCGTCGACACTGCTGCAGGCGCGGCCCGACATCCGCGCCGCCGAAGCCGGGTTGCAGGCGGCCGCGGCCGAGGTCGGCGTCGCGACCGCGCAGTTGTTCCCGCAGTTGTCGCTGTCGGCGTCGATGGGCCATGCGGGCTTCAACTGGCCCGCGATGCTGTCGGGCGCGGGCGCGATCTGGAGCGTCGGCGCATCGCTCACGCAGCCGCTCTTCCACGGCGGCGCGCTGCTCGCGCAGCGCCGCGCGGCGCGCGCGACCTATGACGCGGCCGTCGACCAGTACAAGCAGACCGTGCTCGCCGCATTCCAGGACGTCGCCGACAGGCTCGCCGCGCTCGACAACGACGCGAGCGCGCTCGACGCGTCGAACCGCTCGGCCGCCGCCGCGCGCGGCGCGTTCGACGACACCGCGGCGCGCGTGCGGCTCGGCGCGCTGCCGCCGTCGGCCGCGCGCGCGAGCGAACAGCAGTACCGCAACGCGCGGCTCGACGAGATTCGCGCGACGGGCACGCGGCTTGTCGATACCGCGCGGCTCTATCAGGCGATGGGCACGCCGACGGACGGCGGAAAGGATGCGAAGCGCGCGAGCGGCGCGGACGGTGCGCAGGATGCCGGCGACGCGAAGCGCATGCACGACGCTGGCGGCACGGGCATGTCCGGTACTGCCGGCACAGTCGATGCTGTTGCGGATGCCGCTCGCGCCGCGGGCACCGGTGTCGGAATTCCTGCTGCAACGAACGTTGCGACCGATGCGAACGCACCGCGTGCGATTGCCGCAACTGGCCCGACGAACGCGAAGAGCGCGGCAAGTTCGACGAATGCGCGCGACACCGCGGGCACGCAGGGCTCAGCGAACTTGCCGAACTAG
- a CDS encoding efflux RND transporter permease subunit — translation MTAGREEGGRFNLSAWALRHQALVVYLIALATIAGILAYTRLAQSEDPPFTFRVMVIRTFWPGATARQVQEQVTDRIGRKLQETPAIDYLRSYSRPGESLIFFAMKDSAPVKDVQETWYQVRKKVGDISLTLPPGVQGPFFNDEFGDVYTNIYTLEGDGFSPAQLHDYADQLRVVLLRVPGVAKVDYFGDPDQRIFVEVDNTRLARLGISPQQIAQAINAQNDVSSPGVLTAAHDRVFIRPSGQYESVDAIADTLIRINGRTFRLGDLATIKRGYDDPPATQMRANGRAVLGIGVTMQPGSDVIRLGKALDAKSKALQAQLPAGLKLNEVSSMPHAVSHSVDDFLEAVAEAVAIVLIVSLVSLGLRTGMVVVISIPVVLAVTALFMYLFDIGLHKVSLGTLVLALGLLVDDAIIAVEMMAVKLEQGFSRARAAAFAYTSTAFPMLTGTLVTVSGFLPIALAKSSTGEYTRSIFEVSAIALIASWFAAVVLIPLLGYHMLPERKHPPKDAAGAPHAPDAAHDHAHGHDIYDTRFYTRLRVWIKWCIERRFIVLAITIALFVVALAGFSLVPQQFFPSSDRPELLVDLRLPEGASFDATLRQAQRLEKLIEKRPEIDHSVNFVGSGAPRFYLPLDQQLQLPNFAQFVITAKSVEDREKLSAWLAPMLRDQFPAVRTRISRLENGPPVGYPVQFRVSGDSIATVRSIAEKVAATMRADSRAVNVQFDWDEPAERSVRFELDQHKARELNVTSQDVAGFLAMTLSGTTVTQYRERDKLIAVDLRAPRAQRVDPANLANLAMPTPNGPVPLGSLGRFHNTLEYGVVWERDRQPTITVQSDVAAGAQGIDVTHALDTKLNELRGQLPVGYRIEIGGSVEESAKGQTSINAQMPLMVIAVLTLLMIQLQSFSRVLMVVLTAPLGMIGVVGTLLLFGKPFGFVAMLGVIAMFGIIMRNSVILVDQIEQDIAAGHGRFDAIVGATVRRFRPITLTAAAAVLALIPLLRSNFFGPMATALMGGITSATVLTLFFLPALYAAWFRVKPDERDPEPPATPTGA, via the coding sequence ATGACGGCGGGCCGAGAAGAAGGCGGACGCTTCAACCTGTCCGCATGGGCGCTGCGCCATCAGGCGCTCGTCGTCTACCTGATCGCGCTCGCGACGATCGCGGGCATCCTCGCGTACACGCGCCTCGCGCAGTCGGAAGATCCGCCGTTCACGTTCCGCGTGATGGTGATCCGCACGTTCTGGCCCGGCGCGACCGCGCGCCAGGTGCAGGAGCAGGTCACCGACCGGATCGGCCGCAAGCTGCAGGAGACGCCCGCGATCGACTATCTGCGCAGCTACTCGCGCCCCGGCGAATCGCTGATCTTCTTCGCGATGAAGGATTCCGCGCCCGTCAAGGACGTGCAGGAGACCTGGTATCAGGTGCGCAAGAAGGTCGGCGACATCTCGTTGACGCTGCCGCCCGGCGTCCAGGGGCCGTTCTTCAACGACGAATTCGGCGACGTCTACACGAACATCTACACGCTCGAAGGCGACGGCTTCTCGCCCGCGCAGCTGCACGACTACGCGGACCAGCTGCGCGTCGTGCTGCTGCGCGTGCCGGGCGTCGCGAAAGTCGACTACTTCGGCGATCCCGACCAGCGGATCTTCGTCGAGGTCGACAACACGCGCCTCGCGCGGCTCGGGATCTCGCCGCAGCAGATCGCGCAGGCGATCAACGCGCAGAACGACGTGTCGTCGCCGGGCGTGCTGACGGCCGCGCACGACCGCGTGTTCATCCGCCCGAGCGGCCAGTACGAGAGCGTCGACGCGATCGCCGACACGCTGATCCGCATCAACGGCCGCACGTTCCGCCTGGGCGACCTCGCGACGATCAAGCGCGGCTACGACGATCCGCCCGCCACGCAGATGCGCGCGAACGGCCGCGCCGTGCTCGGCATCGGCGTCACGATGCAGCCGGGCAGCGACGTGATCCGGCTCGGCAAGGCGCTCGACGCGAAGTCGAAGGCGCTGCAGGCGCAGTTGCCCGCGGGTCTCAAGCTGAACGAAGTGTCGAGCATGCCGCACGCGGTGTCGCATTCGGTCGACGATTTCCTCGAGGCGGTCGCCGAGGCGGTCGCGATCGTGCTGATCGTGAGCCTCGTGTCGCTTGGCCTGCGCACCGGGATGGTCGTCGTGATCTCGATCCCGGTCGTGCTCGCCGTCACCGCGCTCTTCATGTACCTGTTCGACATCGGGCTGCACAAGGTGTCGCTCGGCACGCTCGTGCTCGCGCTCGGCCTCCTCGTCGACGATGCGATCATCGCGGTCGAGATGATGGCCGTGAAGCTCGAGCAGGGCTTCAGCCGCGCGCGCGCCGCCGCGTTCGCCTATACGAGCACCGCGTTCCCGATGCTCACGGGCACGCTCGTCACCGTGTCCGGCTTCCTGCCGATCGCGCTCGCGAAATCGAGCACCGGCGAATACACGCGGTCGATTTTCGAGGTGTCCGCGATCGCGCTGATCGCGTCGTGGTTCGCGGCCGTCGTGCTGATTCCCCTCCTCGGCTATCACATGCTGCCCGAGCGCAAGCATCCGCCGAAGGACGCCGCCGGCGCGCCGCACGCCCCCGACGCCGCGCACGATCACGCGCACGGCCACGACATCTACGACACGCGCTTCTACACGCGGCTGCGCGTGTGGATCAAGTGGTGCATCGAGCGGCGCTTCATCGTGCTCGCGATCACGATCGCGCTGTTCGTCGTCGCGCTCGCGGGCTTCTCGCTCGTGCCGCAGCAGTTCTTCCCGAGCTCCGATCGCCCCGAGCTGCTCGTCGATCTGCGGCTGCCCGAAGGCGCCTCGTTCGACGCGACGCTCAGGCAGGCGCAGCGCCTCGAGAAGCTGATCGAAAAACGGCCCGAGATCGACCATTCGGTGAACTTCGTCGGCTCCGGCGCGCCGCGCTTCTATCTGCCGCTCGACCAGCAACTGCAGTTGCCGAACTTCGCGCAGTTCGTGATCACCGCGAAGTCGGTCGAGGATCGCGAAAAGCTCTCCGCGTGGCTCGCGCCGATGCTGCGCGACCAGTTCCCGGCCGTGCGCACGCGGATCTCGCGGCTCGAGAACGGCCCGCCCGTCGGCTATCCGGTGCAGTTCCGCGTGAGCGGCGACAGCATCGCGACCGTGCGCTCGATCGCCGAAAAGGTCGCGGCGACGATGCGCGCCGACTCGCGCGCGGTCAACGTCCAGTTCGACTGGGACGAGCCCGCCGAGCGCTCGGTGCGCTTCGAGCTCGACCAGCACAAGGCGCGCGAGCTGAACGTCACGTCGCAGGACGTCGCGGGCTTCCTCGCGATGACGCTGTCCGGCACGACGGTCACGCAGTACCGCGAGCGCGACAAGCTGATCGCGGTCGATCTGCGCGCACCGCGCGCGCAGCGCGTCGATCCGGCGAATCTCGCGAACCTCGCGATGCCGACGCCGAACGGTCCGGTGCCGCTCGGCTCGCTCGGGCGCTTCCACAACACGCTCGAATACGGCGTCGTCTGGGAGCGCGACCGCCAGCCGACGATCACCGTGCAGTCCGACGTGGCGGCGGGCGCACAAGGGATCGACGTCACGCACGCGCTCGACACGAAGCTGAACGAATTGCGCGGGCAACTGCCCGTCGGCTACCGGATCGAGATCGGCGGCTCCGTCGAGGAGAGCGCGAAGGGCCAGACGTCGATCAACGCGCAGATGCCGCTGATGGTGATCGCCGTGCTGACGCTGCTGATGATCCAGCTGCAGAGCTTCTCTCGCGTGCTGATGGTCGTGCTGACCGCGCCGCTCGGGATGATCGGCGTCGTCGGCACGCTGCTCTTGTTCGGCAAGCCGTTCGGCTTCGTCGCGATGCTCGGCGTGATCGCGATGTTCGGGATCATCATGCGCAACTCGGTGATTCTCGTCGACCAGATCGAGCAGGACATCGCCGCCGGCCACGGCCGCTTCGACGCGATCGTCGGCGCGACGGTGCGGCGGTTCCGGCCGATCACGCTGACGGCCGCGGCCGCCGTGCTCGCGCTGATTCCGCTCCTGCGCTCGAACTTCTTCGGCCCGATGGCGACCGCGTTGATGGGCGGCATCACGAGCGCGACCGTGCTGACGCTCTTCTTCCTGCCGGCGCTCTATGCCGCGTGGTTCCGCGTGAAGCCGGACGAGCGCGACCCGGAGCCGCCCGCCACGCCCACGGGAGCCTGA
- a CDS encoding MFS transporter: MSQEKARHPLLIWLLIVGTGFVVMARAMSLPFLAIYLHQRMGLDAASIGLLLGTGALVGTFGGHLSDVLGRRKVLIGCLLVSSLSFAALHFAADAWQVFAVNLFINLASSFYEPVSKATISDNLPPEQRLRAFARRYLAINVGFAIGPLLGASLGLLDKSPVFLITGAVYLLFSIAIYAITARLVFGSPPHGAAASDLPLAAKLRIIGTDRRLILFTAGSMLAIGAAGFANSPNMTALVVSMVVFTWGEVLRSRRNTPSSTASRPSRCAASITARIRSATSATCSAHGSAASHCCTTAAPRCSTRWASSRC; the protein is encoded by the coding sequence ATGAGTCAAGAAAAGGCAAGACACCCGCTCCTCATCTGGCTGCTGATCGTAGGCACTGGCTTCGTCGTGATGGCGCGCGCGATGAGCCTGCCGTTTCTCGCCATCTATCTGCACCAACGGATGGGACTCGACGCGGCGTCGATCGGCTTGCTGCTCGGCACGGGCGCGCTCGTCGGCACGTTCGGCGGCCATCTGTCCGACGTGCTCGGCCGGCGCAAGGTGCTGATCGGCTGTCTGCTCGTATCGAGCCTGTCGTTCGCCGCGCTTCATTTCGCGGCAGACGCGTGGCAAGTCTTCGCCGTCAACCTCTTCATCAATCTCGCGAGCTCGTTCTACGAACCGGTCTCGAAGGCGACCATCAGCGACAATCTTCCGCCCGAGCAGCGACTTCGCGCGTTTGCACGACGCTACCTGGCGATCAACGTCGGCTTCGCGATCGGGCCGTTGCTCGGCGCGTCGCTCGGCCTGCTCGACAAATCGCCCGTGTTCCTCATCACGGGGGCGGTATACCTGCTGTTCTCGATCGCGATCTACGCGATCACGGCCCGGCTCGTGTTCGGCAGCCCACCGCATGGAGCGGCGGCGTCCGACCTTCCGCTCGCCGCGAAGCTGCGCATCATCGGCACCGACCGGCGCCTCATTCTCTTCACCGCGGGCAGCATGCTCGCGATCGGCGCGGCCGGCTTCGCGAATTCGCCGAACATGACCGCTCTCGTCGTGTCGATGGTCGTCTTCACGTGGGGCGAAGTGCTGCGATCCCGTCGGAATACGCCGTCCTCGACAGCATCACGCCCGAGCCGATGCGCGGCATCTATTACGGCGCGCATTCGCTCAGCAACGTCGGCAACCTGCTCGGCCCATGGCTCGGCGGCCTCGCACTGCTGCACCACGGCGGCTCCGCGATGTTCTACGCGCTGGGCATCGTCGCGCTGCTGA
- a CDS encoding TetR/AcrR family transcriptional regulator, with protein sequence MRPTRLTREQSKDLTRERLLNAAHKTFTKKGYVATSVEDIASAAGYTRGAFYSNFRSKAELLLELLRRDHEEAESDLQKIFESGGTRDQMEAHALEYYSQFFRNSQAFLLWGEAKLQATRDAKFRTRFNEFVKEKRDRFAHYILTFAERVGTPLLLPADVLALGLMSLCDGVQSYHAADPRHVTGDTAQEVLAGFFARVVLGRTPD encoded by the coding sequence ATGAGACCGACCCGCCTGACCCGAGAACAAAGCAAGGACTTGACGCGCGAGCGTCTGCTCAACGCTGCGCACAAGACTTTCACGAAGAAGGGCTACGTGGCGACGAGCGTCGAGGACATCGCGTCGGCGGCGGGCTATACGCGCGGCGCGTTCTATTCGAACTTCCGCAGCAAGGCCGAGCTGCTGCTCGAGCTGCTCAGGCGCGATCACGAAGAGGCGGAGTCCGATCTGCAGAAGATCTTCGAGAGCGGCGGCACGCGCGACCAGATGGAGGCGCACGCGCTCGAGTACTACAGCCAGTTCTTCCGCAACAGCCAGGCGTTTCTGCTGTGGGGCGAGGCGAAGCTGCAGGCGACGCGCGACGCGAAGTTCCGCACGCGCTTCAACGAATTCGTGAAGGAAAAGCGCGATCGCTTCGCGCATTACATCCTGACGTTCGCCGAGCGCGTGGGCACGCCGCTTCTGTTGCCCGCCGACGTGCTCGCGCTCGGGCTGATGAGTCTGTGCGACGGCGTGCAGTCGTACCATGCGGCCGACCCGCGGCACGTGACGGGCGATACCGCGCAGGAGGTGCTCGCCGGCTTCTTCGCACGCGTCGTGCTCGGTCGCACGCCGGATTGA